CGTCAACAGCAATGTACTGCAGCCCATGCGTGCAGCCGCCAAAGCCGCTTCCGCACCGGCATGACCCGCACCAATGACAATGACGTCAAACGAGCCCGCTTCATATGCAGGTACAACGTTCATTTTTTGTCCTCCTCTATCACTTACCCAGACAGAACTGGGAGAAAATCTGATCAATCAAATCTTCGCCGACACTTTCTCCGATGACTTCCCCAAGCAACTCCCACGACTTTTTAATGTCGATCTGAATCATGTCTACTGGCATCAAATCATCGATTCCACCCAGCGCTTCATCTATGGCTCGTTCTGCCTGACGAAGCAGTTGAATATGTCTAGCGTTACTCACGTAGGTCAAGTCATCCTGCTGCACACGGCCACTGAAGAAAATCTCCCCAATAGCCTGCTCCAGAAGATCGATCCCCGTCTCCTCACGCGCAGACGTCATAATCAACGGCTGCTGAGGGAAATGACGCTTGATCTCTTCCAAATCCACTTTTTGCGGCAAATCGAATTTATTAATAATCACAATCACATGGAACCCTTTTGCCGCTTCAAAAATCGCGTAATCATCAGCGGAGAGAGGCTCGTTGTAGTTGATCACGAGCAACACGAGATCAGCCTTTTGCAGCAGCTGTCTGGACTTCTCTACCCCGATTTTCTCCACGATGTCCTCTGTATCGCGAATTCCTGCGGTATCGATAAGTCGCAAAGGAACCCCGCGCACATTGACATACTCTTCGATGACATCGCGTGTCGTTCCCGCAACGTCAGTCACAATCGCCTTTTCCTCTTGGACCAGACTATTTAATAGAGAGGATTTCCCTACATTCGGACGTCCAATGATCGCAGTCGACAAGCCTTCACGCAAAATTTTCCCTTGCTGTGCGGTCTGCAACAGTCGTTGTATTTCACTTTTAACCTCCAGGCACTTTCCTCGCAAGAAATTTTGCGTAAACTCCTCAACGTCATGCTCTGGATAGTCCAGTGTTACTTCTATATGGGCCATCGCTTCAATCAAGTTTTGACGCAGCTGCCGAATGAGCCTGGACAGCTTCCCTTCTACTTGATTCAATGCGACCTTCATCGCTCTGTCTGTTTTCGCCCGGATCAAATCAATGACGGCCTCAGCCTGAGACAAATCGACACGTCCGTTTAAGAACGCACGCTTTGTGAACTCTCCCGGCTCCGCCAATCTTGCTCCATTATCCAAGATTAACTCCAGAACCTTTTCAACGGAAACGATTCCTCCGTGACAGTTTACCTCAACTACATCCTCCCTCGTAAATGTACGGGGAGCCTTCATTACGGATACCAGTACCTCTTCCACTCGTTCACCTGTGTTTGGCTCATACAAGTGCCCATAATGGATCGTATGGCTGTCCACAGTGGACAACCGTTGCTTTCCTTTATATATCTTATCCACAACTTCGATCGCTTCCGTACCGCTTACTCGGATCACGGCAATACCGCCTTCACCCATCGGTGTTGCGACCGCCGCTATTGTATCGAATTTCATGCTGTTCACCTCAAGCTTTCCACTCTTACAAGTCAGCCACTAACTTACTAGCATAACAGATCGTCTAGAAAAATTCCAAAAGAAAGTGCAGCCAATTCATCTGGCTAAACACCCAATAGGAAAAAGCAACCCTTTCTCCAAGGTTGCTGTCCATTTTGGTTATCCACAGTATAATCATTTTCGCAAATCCTCAACCATTTGGTCAATTATCCACAGTGGACAACTTTTTGAAGAGATTGTTCAAAATGTCGTCGCTTGCTTACCTGAATTCAGGCAAAAAAAAAAGAAGCCTAGCGAGAGGCTTCTTTCGGTGCAATCACGATATAACGATTTGGCTCGTCTCCTTCACTGAAGGTAACCACATCCGCTCTCTTTTGCAAGAAGGCGTGGATTACTTTCCGTTCAGCAGCAGACATTGGTTCCAGACGTACATCCCGTTTGGTCGATAACGCTTTTTTCGCCACACGATCTGCGAGCTGCTCCAACGTTTCCTTGCGACGCAGCCTGTAATTTTCGGCATCCAGAGTGATGCGTACATGTTTGTCCGCATGGCGGTTCGCTACGACGTTTACGAGATACTGTAATGAATCAAGAGTTTGTCCCCTGCGGCCAATAATGATTCCCAGATTGGTTCCCTGGATGTCAAACAGCATGCCCTCTTCATTTGTACGCGTCTCCACTTTGGCATTCACCTTCATGTTCGACAAAACGTCTTGAAGAAAGTCACGTCCCTGTGCAACCGGATCAAAGTGAAATTCTACTTGCACTTTAGCGTCCTTTGCCCCAATCAGTCCAAACAATCCTCTGCTTGGTTCCTCTAGAACTTGGATCGTTGCCCGCTCACGCGGCACTCCCAATTCCAGCAAAGCTTTTTGCACAGCATCGTCGATCGTTTTTGCCGTAGCTACCACCTTTTTCACTTGGAGGCTCCCCCCTTAGGAGTAGGCATATTCCCTTTATCACGATACAGGAAGTAAGTTTGTACAATAGTAAACAGGTTACCGTATACCCAGTACAGAGACAGCGCTGATGGCAATGTGACGGCAATCGCCAAAATCATCAGCGGCATCATGATGATCATCATTTGCATTTGTGGATTTCCTTGATTTGCTTGACCCATCATTTTGGACTGCAGGTACGTCGTAATCGCAGCAATGATTGGCAAGATGTAGTACGGGTCCTTTTGTCCCAATGTCAGCCACATGAACGTTTGCGAGTTAATCTCGGTCGTACGGATGATCGCATGGTAGAACGCGATCAAAATCGGCATTTGTACCAACATTGGCAAGCATCCAGCCAACGGATTGACACCGCTCTTCTGGAACATAGCCATTGTTTCCGCTTGCGCTTTTTGTGGATCATTTTTGTACTTTTCACGGATCTTTTGCATCTCCGGTTGAATCTCTTGCATTTTCTTGGAGCTCTTGATTTGCTTGACCATCAATGGAAGCACAATGATTCGAATGATGATCGTTGCAACCAGGATACCCAGACCGTAGTTGTTTCCGAGTATCAATGCGCTCTCTTTAATTAGCCAGGACAGTGGATAGACAAAATACTTGTCCCAAATGCCGGTTGCGTCAGGGCCAATTGGTGCAGCAGCTTGGGGGTTACAGCCCGACAAAACTAGAACCAGCATAGTCAGCATAAGAATGCTGAGTGTACGTCTACTCAAGGGTGATCCTCCTTTTCCCCGCTTCAATTGAGGTAATCTTATTTGTGCTGATCCGGGACTGGATCATACCCGCCCGGGTGGAACGGATGGCATCTCAAGATGCGACGAAGGGCCAACCAGCCTCCCCTCCACGCTCCAAATCGACGAATCGACTCGATGGCGTAGTGAGAACAGGTCGGCGCGAATCTGCATGAAGGTGGCTTATACGGAGAAATCATCAGTTGGTATCCCCGAATCAACCAAACCATGATCTTCACCATCATCGTTTCACCCTCTTTTTCCATCTCTTTTTCCATTATGTACGGGTGCCTGTTTGATCACTTTGGCTCGCTTCATCACATGTAACAGAGATTGCTCAATGGCTTCAAGCGTCATCGCTTCCACACCCGGACGGGCGATGATGACGAGATCGAGACCGACTGGAATATCAGACTCCATTCGAGCTACTGCTTCGCGTATAAGCCGCTTGACTCTATTGCGGACAACAGCATTGCCAATTTTTTTACTGACGGAAATTCCAGCGCGAAAAGCCGCTTGTCCCTCTTGCTTTGCTGAATACAAGACAAACTGCTTATTAGCAGCAGAACTTCCTCGTTGAAACACAGCTTGGAATTGCTCATTTTTTTTG
This genomic stretch from Brevibacillus sp. DP1.3A harbors:
- the mnmE gene encoding tRNA uridine-5-carboxymethylaminomethyl(34) synthesis GTPase MnmE encodes the protein MKFDTIAAVATPMGEGGIAVIRVSGTEAIEVVDKIYKGKQRLSTVDSHTIHYGHLYEPNTGERVEEVLVSVMKAPRTFTREDVVEVNCHGGIVSVEKVLELILDNGARLAEPGEFTKRAFLNGRVDLSQAEAVIDLIRAKTDRAMKVALNQVEGKLSRLIRQLRQNLIEAMAHIEVTLDYPEHDVEEFTQNFLRGKCLEVKSEIQRLLQTAQQGKILREGLSTAIIGRPNVGKSSLLNSLVQEEKAIVTDVAGTTRDVIEEYVNVRGVPLRLIDTAGIRDTEDIVEKIGVEKSRQLLQKADLVLLVINYNEPLSADDYAIFEAAKGFHVIVIINKFDLPQKVDLEEIKRHFPQQPLIMTSAREETGIDLLEQAIGEIFFSGRVQQDDLTYVSNARHIQLLRQAERAIDEALGGIDDLMPVDMIQIDIKKSWELLGEVIGESVGEDLIDQIFSQFCLGK
- the jag gene encoding RNA-binding cell elongation regulator Jag/EloR yields the protein MKKVVATAKTIDDAVQKALLELGVPRERATIQVLEEPSRGLFGLIGAKDAKVQVEFHFDPVAQGRDFLQDVLSNMKVNAKVETRTNEEGMLFDIQGTNLGIIIGRRGQTLDSLQYLVNVVANRHADKHVRITLDAENYRLRRKETLEQLADRVAKKALSTKRDVRLEPMSAAERKVIHAFLQKRADVVTFSEGDEPNRYIVIAPKEASR
- the yidC gene encoding membrane protein insertase YidC; translation: MSRRTLSILMLTMLVLVLSGCNPQAAAPIGPDATGIWDKYFVYPLSWLIKESALILGNNYGLGILVATIIIRIIVLPLMVKQIKSSKKMQEIQPEMQKIREKYKNDPQKAQAETMAMFQKSGVNPLAGCLPMLVQMPILIAFYHAIIRTTEINSQTFMWLTLGQKDPYYILPIIAAITTYLQSKMMGQANQGNPQMQMMIIMMPLMILAIAVTLPSALSLYWVYGNLFTIVQTYFLYRDKGNMPTPKGGASK
- the yidD gene encoding membrane protein insertion efficiency factor YidD, translating into MMVKIMVWLIRGYQLMISPYKPPSCRFAPTCSHYAIESIRRFGAWRGGWLALRRILRCHPFHPGGYDPVPDQHK
- the rnpA gene encoding ribonuclease P protein component — protein: MHRSHRLKKNEQFQAVFQRGSSAANKQFVLYSAKQEGQAAFRAGISVSKKIGNAVVRNRVKRLIREAVARMESDIPVGLDLVIIARPGVEAMTLEAIEQSLLHVMKRAKVIKQAPVHNGKRDGKRG